In Candidatus Methylomirabilis limnetica, the following proteins share a genomic window:
- the nuoL gene encoding NADH-quinone oxidoreductase subunit L translates to MKLVALVPLLPLIGFLINGLFGAWIKDRAHLVAIPAAGLSCLVAFIVFFQTIGGATLDWDIYSWLEVGDLKVPIGILVDPLSTVMMLVVTFVGLLIHIYSIGYMHGDRSFARFFTYLNLFMFSMLVLVLANNYLLMFLGWEGVGLCSYLLIGFWYEKQSAADAGKKAFVVNRIGDAGFMIGLFFIWSTFGTVKYTEVFAAVDPALGAGIYTTITLLLFVGAMGKSAQLPLYVWLPDAMEGPTPVSALIHAATMVTAGVYMVARSNPLFNLAPFSLEVVAWVGALTAVFAATIALVQNDIKKVVAYSTISQLGYMFIGAGAGAYASSVFHLATHAFFKALLFLGAGSVIHSLHGEQDIRKMGGLWKAMPITAWTFLLASLANAGIFPLAGFWSKDEILFNAYVRGLTIPWLLGLIGAFLTAFYMFRLFFQVFTGHFRGDHHTAHHLHESPPNMAYPLLVLGVLSVIAGLALGFPPDHGLYHKFVAPIFEAAHGSEAAVGHGVGEAAEHAMEGGTGHAVAAAAGHAAGASELVMAAVSLAVALAGIGLAYLFYVKRPDIPAALADKLRGLYNLLLNKYWVDELYEAIFIDFGKRFCRFLWGFDSRVVDGVVNGSGWLTMRLSTISAWGDLKIVDGLVNAIADLIQGGSMTLRRLQTGAIQSYILAMALGILGMVVFYLFV, encoded by the coding sequence GCTGTTCGGTGCCTGGATCAAGGATCGAGCCCATCTGGTGGCTATCCCTGCCGCAGGACTGTCATGCCTTGTGGCGTTTATCGTCTTCTTTCAGACGATTGGTGGTGCGACGCTCGATTGGGACATCTATTCATGGCTGGAGGTCGGCGACCTCAAAGTGCCGATCGGGATTCTGGTCGATCCGCTCTCGACCGTTATGATGCTGGTGGTGACCTTCGTTGGACTTCTCATTCATATCTATTCGATCGGCTATATGCACGGCGATCGAAGCTTCGCTCGTTTCTTTACCTATCTCAACCTCTTCATGTTCTCCATGCTGGTGTTGGTGCTCGCCAACAACTATCTTCTCATGTTCTTGGGGTGGGAGGGGGTTGGGCTCTGTTCATACCTGCTGATTGGCTTTTGGTATGAGAAACAATCGGCCGCGGATGCCGGAAAGAAGGCGTTCGTCGTCAATCGGATCGGCGATGCCGGCTTCATGATCGGACTCTTTTTCATCTGGAGCACCTTCGGAACGGTGAAGTACACCGAGGTGTTTGCAGCCGTCGACCCCGCTTTAGGCGCGGGGATCTACACCACCATTACGCTGCTCCTGTTCGTGGGTGCGATGGGAAAGTCGGCCCAGCTTCCGCTCTACGTCTGGCTCCCAGATGCCATGGAGGGGCCCACTCCGGTCTCGGCCCTGATCCATGCCGCCACGATGGTGACGGCAGGCGTCTATATGGTTGCCCGATCGAACCCCCTCTTTAACCTTGCGCCTTTCAGCCTCGAAGTAGTGGCCTGGGTCGGCGCGCTGACGGCGGTCTTTGCGGCCACGATTGCGCTGGTTCAGAACGACATCAAAAAGGTGGTGGCCTACTCTACCATTTCTCAGCTCGGCTATATGTTTATTGGCGCCGGTGCTGGCGCCTACGCCTCATCCGTCTTTCACCTCGCCACCCACGCCTTTTTCAAGGCGCTCCTCTTCCTCGGCGCAGGCTCGGTCATTCATTCCCTCCATGGCGAACAGGATATCAGGAAGATGGGTGGACTGTGGAAGGCGATGCCGATAACTGCCTGGACCTTCCTGCTGGCCTCGTTGGCGAACGCCGGGATCTTTCCCCTGGCGGGTTTCTGGTCCAAAGATGAGATTCTATTCAATGCCTATGTGCGAGGGCTGACGATCCCATGGCTCCTGGGGCTGATCGGTGCCTTCCTGACAGCCTTCTACATGTTTAGGCTGTTCTTTCAGGTCTTCACCGGGCATTTTCGCGGTGACCACCATACCGCCCATCACCTGCACGAATCGCCGCCGAACATGGCGTATCCGCTGCTGGTGCTCGGCGTCCTTTCGGTGATTGCGGGACTGGCGCTCGGATTCCCCCCGGATCATGGGCTCTATCACAAATTCGTCGCGCCGATCTTTGAGGCCGCCCACGGATCAGAGGCGGCTGTCGGGCATGGTGTCGGAGAGGCCGCCGAGCATGCGATGGAAGGGGGCACCGGGCATGCGGTGGCTGCGGCTGCCGGGCATGCGGCGGGCGCATCCGAGCTTGTTATGGCCGCGGTCTCGCTGGCGGTTGCGCTGGCCGGGATCGGCCTCGCCTATCTGTTCTACGTCAAACGGCCGGATATACCCGCGGCGCTGGCGGACAAGCTGCGCGGTCTCTACAACCTGTTACTGAACAAGTATTGGGTTGATGAGCTATACGAAGCGATCTTCATCGATTTTGGCAAGCGCTTCTGTAGATTTCTGTGGGGATTCGATTCTCGGGTCGTAGACGGCGTAGTCAACGGGAGCGGCTGGCTGACCATGCGGTTGAGCACGATTTCTGCCTGGGGCGACCTGAAGATTGTGGATGGTCTGGTCAACGCCATCGCGGATTTGATCCAAGGCGGAAGCATGACCCTCCGTCGATTGCAGACGGGAGCTATCCAAAGCTACATCCTGGCCATGGCGCTCGGCATCCTTGGCATGGTCGTGTTCTATCTGTTCGTGTAA
- a CDS encoding NADH-quinone oxidoreductase subunit M: MNVLQFPILSLMTYLPLVGVFFISLLPKECKGGVRWTALAFTIADLLVSLWIPAYFDSTTAQMQFVEKASWIPSLGVTYFFGLDGISLWLVLLTTFLSVIAVICSWESVSMRLKEYYAFILMLETGMLGVFFSLDFFLFYIFWEVMLVPMYFLIGIWGSDRRLYSAIKFFLYTLFGGVIMLLGILAVYFYHGAQTGIYTFDILDLMKLSYPSTPIFTLLGLSFSFQDLVWLAFFLGFAIKVPMFPFHTWLPDAHTDAPTAGSVILAGVLLKMGTYGFIRINLPLLPESTQHFVPMIMILSIIAIIYGALVCMVQTDMKRLIAYSSVSHMGFIVLGMFALNPQGVQGSIIQMVNHGLSTGALFLIVGLIYDRRHTRQISEFGGLSKQMPVYATLFAIIMFSSMGLPGLNGFIGEFLILIGAFKENYVWAAFAVTGIVLGAAYMLWLYQRTMFGALDNPKNADLPDLSFRELTTLVPIVVMCFWIGLYPSPFLSRTEASVNYILARVHKQQAVTEPTLSSPATSGSTRLTTGFDRPAMSFVEGLRTSGWSIEAGLEPGRSVLPVQGSAMDHSGGSRD, encoded by the coding sequence ATGAATGTTCTTCAGTTTCCGATACTATCCCTGATGACATACCTGCCCCTCGTCGGGGTGTTCTTCATCTCGCTGCTCCCGAAGGAGTGCAAGGGCGGTGTCCGCTGGACTGCCCTTGCCTTCACGATAGCCGACCTTTTGGTTTCCCTGTGGATCCCTGCCTACTTCGACTCTACGACTGCGCAGATGCAGTTCGTAGAGAAGGCCTCATGGATTCCCTCCCTTGGTGTGACCTATTTCTTCGGCCTCGATGGGATCAGTCTGTGGCTCGTCTTGCTGACCACTTTCCTCTCCGTTATCGCCGTCATCTGCTCATGGGAATCGGTCAGTATGCGGCTGAAGGAGTATTACGCCTTTATCCTGATGCTGGAGACGGGAATGCTCGGAGTCTTTTTTTCCCTCGACTTCTTTCTCTTCTATATCTTTTGGGAAGTGATGCTGGTTCCAATGTACTTCCTCATCGGCATCTGGGGAAGCGACCGTCGCCTCTACTCGGCCATCAAATTCTTTCTGTATACGCTCTTCGGCGGCGTCATCATGCTGCTGGGAATCCTGGCGGTCTACTTCTATCATGGCGCCCAGACCGGGATCTACACATTCGACATCCTGGATCTGATGAAGCTCTCGTATCCCTCAACTCCCATCTTCACGCTGCTGGGCCTTTCGTTCTCGTTCCAGGATCTGGTCTGGCTTGCATTCTTTTTGGGCTTTGCCATCAAGGTCCCGATGTTTCCCTTTCACACGTGGCTGCCTGACGCCCACACCGATGCCCCGACAGCCGGCAGTGTCATCCTGGCCGGCGTCCTCCTGAAGATGGGGACCTACGGCTTCATCCGGATCAATCTGCCGCTGCTCCCAGAGTCCACCCAACACTTTGTTCCGATGATCATGATCCTGTCGATCATCGCGATCATTTACGGGGCTCTGGTCTGTATGGTTCAGACCGACATGAAACGGTTGATTGCCTACAGCTCTGTCAGCCACATGGGGTTCATTGTGCTGGGTATGTTCGCCCTGAATCCCCAAGGGGTCCAGGGCAGTATCATCCAGATGGTGAACCACGGCCTTTCAACCGGCGCCCTCTTTCTCATCGTGGGCCTGATCTATGATCGCCGACATACAAGGCAGATCTCTGAGTTTGGAGGTCTGTCGAAACAGATGCCGGTCTACGCCACACTGTTCGCCATTATTATGTTTTCTTCCATGGGGCTTCCTGGACTAAACGGCTTCATCGGCGAGTTTTTGATTCTTATCGGGGCCTTCAAGGAAAATTATGTCTGGGCCGCTTTTGCTGTCACCGGGATCGTGCTCGGCGCGGCCTATATGTTGTGGCTGTACCAGCGGACCATGTTCGGGGCGCTGGATAACCCAAAGAATGCGGATCTCCCTGACCTGAGTTTCAGGGAGCTGACGACTCTCGTCCCGATCGTCGTCATGTGTTTCTGGATTGGCCTCTACCCCTCCCCGTTCCTTAGTCGGACGGAAGCGTCGGTGAATTATATCCTGGCACGGGTTCACAAACAGCAGGCCGTTACCGAGCCTACCCTGAGTAGTCCAGCCACTTCTGGTTCGACACGGCTCACCACAGGCTTCGACAGGCCTGCCATGAGCTTTGTCGAAGGGCTCAGGACGAGCGGCTGGAGCATCGAAGCTGGTCTGGAGCCCGGGAGATCTGTATTGCCGGTCCAGGGATCTGCCATGGACCACTCCGGAGGGTCTCGTGACTGA